The Spirosoma foliorum genome has a window encoding:
- a CDS encoding ATP-binding protein, with translation MKPLNILIEGIPDTVKTTTAAIYRSRLITTVEDLCKSANIKEIKISIGTPSLMQATASSDPHKGESVENDNISVEKRSTQYKAQSPLYNFDFLILPRSVKEDLLTCIDLIKVEAKVFNEWNLKSIEPFPKTALNFYGEPGTGKTLAAHAIASYLGKNIIVASYAQIESKYHGEGPKNVEALFLAAERNNAVLFIDEADSLLSKRLTNVTQGSEQAINSMRSQLLISIGQFKGTVIFATNLIENYDKAFDTRVYNIHFPLPDTEARAQLWTAHLPKELPLSEDVLIQTLAEVDNICGRDIKNAIVNTAVKCALNNVDPITLKDLLNGIARIKQSRTTGFVETLEATEEGELINKLKSHIDSGQAQVNELPNPSSIG, from the coding sequence ATGAAGCCATTAAATATATTAATTGAAGGCATTCCTGATACTGTTAAAACGACTACTGCGGCTATATACCGTTCTAGGCTAATCACAACAGTAGAAGACCTGTGTAAATCTGCTAATATTAAAGAAATAAAAATTAGTATCGGTACTCCATCATTAATGCAGGCTACTGCTTCTAGTGATCCCCATAAAGGCGAATCAGTAGAAAATGATAATATATCGGTAGAAAAGCGGTCAACTCAATATAAAGCACAATCACCGTTATATAATTTTGACTTCTTAATTTTACCCAGAAGTGTTAAGGAAGACCTTCTTACTTGCATCGATTTAATAAAAGTAGAAGCCAAAGTCTTTAATGAATGGAACCTTAAATCAATCGAGCCCTTCCCTAAAACGGCGTTAAACTTTTATGGAGAGCCTGGTACTGGAAAAACATTGGCCGCCCATGCAATTGCTAGCTACCTAGGCAAAAATATTATAGTGGCTAGTTACGCCCAGATTGAAAGCAAGTATCATGGGGAAGGCCCTAAAAATGTAGAAGCTTTATTTTTGGCCGCTGAACGCAATAATGCGGTCTTATTTATTGATGAAGCGGACTCTTTATTATCAAAGCGCTTAACAAACGTTACCCAAGGTTCTGAGCAGGCCATTAACTCGATGCGCAGTCAATTGCTTATATCAATAGGTCAGTTTAAAGGAACTGTAATTTTTGCCACAAATTTGATAGAAAACTATGATAAAGCTTTTGATACCAGAGTATATAATATCCATTTCCCTTTACCTGATACAGAAGCACGTGCTCAACTATGGACCGCCCATTTACCCAAAGAGCTTCCTCTTTCGGAAGATGTACTCATACAAACATTGGCTGAAGTAGACAACATTTGTGGGAGAGACATTAAAAATGCCATTGTAAACACAGCCGTAAAATGCGCGCTGAATAATGTCGACCCAATAACGCTTAAAGATTTGCTTAATGGCATTGCACGCATCAAACAATCCAGAACCACTGGTTTTGTAGAAACGCTAGAGGCTACCGAGGAAGGTGAATTAATAAACAAATTAAAATCGCATATTGACTCAGGTCAAGCTCAAGTAAATGAATTACCTAATCCATCAAGTATTGGTTGA